The genomic stretch TCAACTAGCCTTGCTGACTACAACCTTTGGCCAAACTCGCAAACTATTAATTCTACCCTGCTGGCCATGACCTTCGGGCGCTGCACTCGATCATCCCCAAGACAAACAGCATCAACACGTGCCACTCGACGACCTCCACGATCTACATGATAGATAGCATCACAACACGCTACTTTGCCCCACGATTCATGACACCTAAGCAAGCGCACGAAACTGCACCCGGATGATCAGCAACTTCAAAATAATATGCTGGAATGTGAGAGGTCTCAATGCTACGGCTAGATGTCTAATGGTCCACGAAACTATTGCAAGGACAACATGTCACATAGCATGCCTACAGGAAACAAAACTATAAAACATCAATGCAACTCTAGCTAACTTCTTAGGGGAACACTGCCTGAACCAATTCGCATATAAACCAGCTCTAGGTACAAAGGGAGGAATCCTCATCCTCTGGGATGACAGGGCAATTGACATATAGGACGTCCAAATTGGACGTTTCACCATTTCGGCAATAGCGGTAGTAAAATACAGCAACACACCCTTCCGACTCACAACAGTGTATGGCCCGTTACGACATACTGTAAAACCTACTTTCCCACGACACCTACGAGCTATGAAACAGGATGACGACATCAGATGGCTTGTCCTAGGGGATTTCAACCTAATCTACAGTGCGAGAGATAAAAATAATAGAAATCTAAATCGGCGATTGATAAGGAGTTTAAGAAATGCACTTAATTACTGTGGCCTAAAAGAGATACATTTGTAGAACAGGAGGTTCACTTGGAGCAACGCCACGCGTCGACCAACGTTGACACGGCTCGACCGAGTTTTCTGCAATGAGAGCTGGGATCTATACTTCGATGATCATGTCCTACATGCTCTCTCCTCCTCACACTTAGAACACTGCCCCCTGCTACTGGCACAACAATTTGGGTCTAGAAGGCCAACGcccttcaaatttgaaaatttctGGACGCGCTATGATCAAGGAGCATATCATTCATCTCCGATGCCAAACTGAAGCTACACATGGCCCAAGAGGTCATCCTGTGCCTCAATACAGCTGAGGAGACAAGAGCGTTAACAGATGTAGAACACTTCTTGCGTCACAAGCTTAAAACAAGGCTTTTGGGATCGGCGGCTATTGAAAAAGCAAGGAAAAAACAATGTTCCAGAATAAACTGCCTGCGCGAGGGTGACACAAATACAAAGTTCTTTCACCTAAAGGTGAATGCTAGGAGAAGAAAAAACTTCATCCAGAGGTTAAAGAAAGAAAGTGGCTGGGCAATAACCCACCAGGACAAGCAGAGAgtaattcaaaatcacttcgaCAACATGATGTGCACACCGCAGAATTGAAACAAAGACCTAAACTGGGAGGTAATAGAATTTCCAGAGGTGGACTTAGGCGACATTGACAACCCCTTCTCAGAGGAAGAAATACTACAAGCAATTGCAGACCTGCTAAAGAACAAGGTGCCAGGACTGGACGGCTTCACTGGCCTATTCTTCAAATCGTGCTGGCGCATAATCAAAGGCGATGTCAAAGGGGTGTTAACGCCTTCCACAACATCCGTTGCAAAGACCTCAATCTTATCAACACAGCTAACATAGTACTTATCCCCAAAAAGGAAGGTGCCAAAAGCATCCAAGACTTCAGACCAATAAGCCTCATACACGCAATCGCCAAGATCATCAGCAAAATCATGGTGCTACACCTAGCGCCTTTTATGGAAGCGCTAATATCGCCATGCTAGAGCGCCTTTATCAAAGGAAGGAGCATCCACGACAACTTCTTGTATGTTCGGAACATGGCACATCGATTCCACAAGAACAAAACACCTACACTGTGAATGAAGTTGGATATCTCAAAGGCCTTCAACTCGGTGTGTTGGGATTACCTACTATCTGATGCAGCACAGAGGCTTCCCCACAATATGGCGGGACTGGATTGCGACAATGCTAGCCACATCCATCTCAAAAATTCTACTGAACGGCTTCCCGTCTAACCCGATTGAGCACGGACGCGGCCTACGACAAGGAGACCGTTGTCCCCTTTTCTCTTCATCCTCGCGATCGACCCGCTATACCAGCTGATACACAAAGCAACGGACATGGGATTGCTGAGCAAGCTGGGAGGGCGAGTAGCACGCACCCGTATCTCAATGTACGCTGACGACGCAGTCATCTTCGTAAAGCCAACACTTGTGGACATCGCGAACACCACAAAACTGTTGCGCCTTTTCGGAGAGGCAACTGGACTAAAACAAACCTTCAAAAAACAACCGTGGCTCCCATCAGCTGTGAGAGTGTTGATCTGGAGGAAGTCCTATTAGAACTGTCGATAGCTCGAACAGGCTTCCCAATAAGATACCTCGGACTCCCCCTAGTGATAAGATAACTAAAGAAACTCGACTTTCAACCTCTGATTGACAAAGCAGCAAACAAGATGTCGGGATGGCACGGTCGCAATCTTAGCCAAGCAGAACAAGCTTGCCTCACCAAAGCGGTACTAACAACACAACCGCTATACCTACTGATAGTAATCAAAACGCCAAACGAAATACTTGAGGATCTTGACaaaataaggaaaagattcCTGTGGGTAGGAGACAAAGCACTCACTCGTGGGAAATGCAAGGTAAATTGGGTCAagagttgtcggtgttttagaccggcaacccgcctaggggtaccctaggtggtcttttatgcggtaagggtcgtcaagaattaaggaatcaatggtgacacagggaacacgatttagacaggttcgggccgctagatcgcataataccctacgtcctgtgggttggttggattgatgtatgttctggtcctgagagATCTGGGTGTTGGGGTATGACcttgaggtatgacctgccgagctaggtacccttgccctcctttatatactccagggggtagagtactagtcggattacaaggaggagtcctagtaggaatactcgggactagtcctagtcggattacaggggaatcctagtaggagtctgacttcttccttccttgcggatactggggatgtatccccgacaagcccctgagcgcttcatagtcgaatgcagcagtcttcgagtagtcttgagatattcgccgagtagtcttggtgctcttcgagtactttgtcaggctgaatctttcaatgcttctcaaagctgccatgaggctatggtgtgctcaaagtcttgatcaatatgattttgtagtcttcgtgtatggagggcggcgaaagtcgcactccatatggagtagcccccgagccttaggttgaatcgtagaatcaggctgagggtcaaaatcttgaatcttcctcttttgacttaaaaaatcgattgttgggtgtagcttatcagcccccgagccttggattgattgaataatcaacccgagggtcttgagtCTTCACTCATGTCATCATTcaagtagtcttgcggcgtccagcccccgtgcttatgcgccaggtaagtcgttggagccacgtcgagtagcttTGCAGCGTTCAGCCCtcgagcttgggagctagctgagccactggagatattccgagtactgattggtgcttatcccccgagttcgggaactagcctgtgtcgttggaggcatgcttagtgggcgTCGCGACGAGCatcgtcgccaaagcttgacctgaaagaaaaaatgcgtacattatgtagcatatttgtaggattttgaaactgctgaaatttatccagtgatcagtatgaaagttgtgtcatactcttattccggtcatactcttcccgagtagttagcctgttacgcttagtctctcagtctctgggtagccgttgctgctgcgtgtgtgagatcggcctcgtatacgcgtatgggcttaggcgtgacagatgcgcctgacgctttcacgagttaaggcgtgtactactcgagaagagtactgaccttaagagaagataaaagtgagaggagtcgttgctgcgacaagaaagagactgcatgattgcaagtcaagctcttgtttcagtcatactcttcccgagtagttagcctgttactcTTAGGCTCTCAATCTCTGGGTAGCTGTTGCCGCTGCGTGTGAgagatcggcctcgtatacgcgtatgagcttaggcgtgacagatgcgcctgaggctttcacgagttaaggcgtgtactactcgagaagagtagtgacctcaagagaagataaggaaaaatcgctgttgcgataaaaagagagcgcgataGCGCGAAAGAATTTGCTGCCCTCCAGCGAATAGAGCGCGCGCAAGAGTTTTCGGCAaatagagcgcgtgttgcgcgcaaacggaaaataagctggaaaataatttagaaaagtgacttagcttgatttgtggatgattgttgacgaagccgtgacggtcgttgacgaagtcgactagtcggaggcgattctgactagttgttggtgatgcaaagtttgccctgactaatttttagtcgagacgagttgaagtcgtcgacgagcttcccgtagctgacggagtggtcggcaagctggtcgtggttgtcttgacgtgggcgaggagtagttcattccgtctcacccgacccaaggtcccggggtcggatacgcccgacccattgagggtggaactccgcctcgcccgacccttggtcccggggtcggatgcgcccgaccccttgagggtggaactccgcctcgcccgacccttggtcccggggtcggatgagcccgaccccttgccgcaaggcttcgaatcgcccgacccccggctTAGAGGGTCGGACTAATCCAAGACCTCGAGACAAGGATGCGTTTTGAGCGTAGACCATGCTTGGCTGGAGTAGTCGGCGTGCTTACGACATAGTCGATGAAATCATCGgtgagccgcccgtagtcgtcggcgagcttgcgatgtagtcggactttcgagttgtagtcaaactcagagtcgctgtcAGACTTCGAGTCGTAGTCGGACCCAGAGTCGTCGTCGGACTTCGAGTTGTAGTTGGACCCGGAGTCACCGttggagttcgagttcgaatcgcggTGGAACCCGAGGTCGCCGTCGGAGTTGACGATCTGGCGCTGGAATGATCCGGCGCCGTctgcgatgcagagccaggatccaaaaacgaaggttgcgcccgcttcgatagcgaagacgggcttgatgacgaccgtgccattgagttcgcgctgagaaactcgacgagtccccctacctggcgcgccagttgtcggtgttttagaccggcaacccgcctagggataccctaggtggtattttatgcggtaagggtggtcgagaatcaaggaatcaatggtgacacagggaacacgatttagataggttcgggccgctagatcgcgtaataccctacgtcctgtgggttggttggattgatgtatgttctggtcctgagggatctgGGTGTTGgggtatgaccttgaggtctgacctgccgagctaggtacccctgccctcctttatatactccagggggcagagtactagtcggattacaaggaggagtcctagtaggaatactcgggactagtcctagtcggattaaaggggaatcctagtagaagtctgacttcttccttccttgcggatactggggatgtatccccgacaagagTTGCCTACCGAAAGTAAACGGAGAGCTAGGTGTGCTTAATCTTCACAAGTTCGCAAGAGCACTGAGACTATGATGGCTTTGGCACGAGTGGGAGTCACCACAAAAAATGTGAATTGGAATGGAGACACCATGTGATGACACGGATTGCCTTTTGTTTGCGGCATGCACAAGCATCACAGTGGGAAACGGGCAGAAGATGAGCTTCTGGCACTCGGGCTGGGTGCAAGGCATGAGACCAAAGGACATTGCACCAAACATCTATACGATCtccaaagggaaaaaaagatgtCTGGCGAAGGCCATACAGGGGGAACAACTGGATCAAAGACATAAACATACACGGCGGAGTAACAGCGATGCACCTGCAAGAATTCATGATGCTTTGGTGACTAACTATAGAGATCCAACTGCAATCGCAACAGGAGGACATCATTCGCTAGAAATTTACGTCGAGTGGGAAGTACTCAGCGGCCTCAGCATAAAGCACAGTTCTTTGGATCCACCAAAGCACCGCATAGCAAAACACTTTGGCGCTGATAGGCACCGCTGAAGTGCAAATTCTTTGCGTGGCTGATATTACAAAACTGAGTGTGGTCAGCTGATCGGCTTGCACGTAGGAGATGGCCACACTCCCCTACATGCCCCTTATGCAGATGCCAAGAAGAGATAGCACATCACCTACTGATCGAATGCAGATTCACCAGGAGAATTTGGAGCCTGGTGGCGAAATGGACGACACAGCCAAGCATACACCCCTCGGAAGGGCGACAAAGCAACAGCGTGTTGGACTGGTGGATAAACATGGCCACTAAAACAGAAACCTCCCAGGAAGGGAACGTGCTCCATGACACTGCTGATCATatgggaaatttggaaggaGCGGAAGAGGCGTGTATTCAATCAAGAAGAGATGACAGCTATCGTATTAGTGGCAAAAATCAAGGAAGAAGTGGGAGCATGGATAATAGCAAGGACAAAGGACTTAGCGTTATTTTCATCTAAAGAGTAATCGTGTAATTGCGTGTACCCTAACCGATTAGCGGGCTGTAACTCTcttctctatcaatgaaataggcacaatctcATGTCCAttctttcaagaaaaaaaatcataagcCGGCTGGCGGCTGCGTTTGTCCGCAGCGCCGGCGGGACACGCCCTACGCCACACGCGGTGCGGGTGCGACCGCATAGAGAAGCCAAACCGGCGGGCGACGCGAGGACTCGCAGGCAGAGGTCGCGACGCCACCAGCCCAGCCGCGCAGTCGTGACGGCATGCGCGCAGATCCATGCCCGAAGAATAACCATTTTTACCATCTACTAATCATCCTTGGGAGATAACGAGCCGTACCTCCCGAGGATTGAAACGGACCTCGCTCACTCTCATTGCGTTAGTTTCACTGGATTCCCACTGGCGGATACGGATGCCTCGCTCATTCGAACGTTCGTGGAGTGGCATTCTGCGTAGGAAGTAACGAGGTGTAGTGTAGCGCAATGTGGATCCCATTGCTTGGACCGCAGCGAGACATGACTTGGTTTCTTTTTACACATTTTTCTTGCTTGGGCATGGCTCTTGCCTCATCTGCTGGGACCTCGCGCAGCTTGCCTATAAAATGCGCCGCGGATCCCAGTTAGTTTCGTCGCACCCCTCGTAGTCGTATATCCTTAGCCTTGACCACTCCTGCCAGGTGAGCAAGTACTGCTCTGCCTCGTGTACGGGATCCATATGGCAATGACGATGCCTAAGGCTGCAGCCTCAGCGGTTCTGGCCATGGCGGTAGGCCTTGCGATGGCGTCCCTGGTCGCGGGGACTCGTGGGTTCGCAACTTTCTACACCCCTAGCTACACACGTGCGTAGACTAGCTACTTGCTTTCATTCCTTGTTAATAATCACTTCATCTCAATAACGTAGTCGATCGCGTGCATGGATGCACATGTATGCAGCGTCGGCGTGCTACGGGTACGAGGACCAGGGCACGATGATAGCGGCGGCGAGCGACGCCTTCTGGAACGGCGGCGAGGCGTGCGGCCACCGCTACGTGGTCAGGTGCAAGGGCGCCACCAACGAGGGCGTGGCGCACCCGTGCACCGGCCGGAGCGTCACCGTCAAGATCGTCGACCTCTGCCCCGCGGGCTGCGCGGGCACCATCGACCTCTCGCAGGAGGCCTTCGCCGTCATCGCCGACCCCAACGCCGGCAAGGTCCAGATCGAATATCGCCGGTACGTCACATTGCTTGCGTCGTCCCTAGAGCTGAAATAGTATGCAAACTCATGCCGCGCGCGCGAcagattttgacatgtatgTTATTGTTTTCAGGATCTGAAATATGACGACCGATGAATAAATAATGATATATATAGATCGTCTTCAGATCAGAATCACTAGGGCTTGAACTTGAAGCGAATGTGTGTGCTACCCAGCTACTTATCAGTAGCTGCATGTCGTAGGTGTGTGGGAGGCGGAAACTTCAAATAAAAACAGTGATGCGCCTGTTTGGTTTGCGTCTTATTAAGGGTTCCCCTGGAACTGTTCCAGTTAGAATGATAAGCTTATTTGTATTAACATTGATCAGCTGGAATAGTTCCTAGCCTCAATCCAGACCAAACGAACGAGGCCTAACGAAGCATATGAAATGAAACGCAAGCGGAAAAGGTAGTGTTATACCACAATCCGAAACAGAATGTGGCAAGCTTTTGGAATCTTCTTATTAGTTTGCTGCCTCCACCTTGTCCTTGTCGTCGGtgagctcctcctcgtcgctgaCCTCCGTTTCGTCCTCCGCAAAGCCCAGAGCATCGTACTGGGCGAGGAGGGCGCGCTGGTAGGCCGCGATTTTGTGAGCGATAACCTTTTCTGCACCGTAGATATCGCGGAACTCCTGGGAATAGTACTTGGCCAAGTCGTCTTCAGGGATGTCCTTGATCGTGTAGAGCCTTTCCTCCACATCGTCGATGTGCGCCTCGGGCAACTTCTTCTtgaccaccttcttcttcttcccggcCCCGGCCGTCTAGGCTTCCTTCTCCGTGGGCCTCGTCGCCGACAAGCGACCCCTCGCCGCTATCGCCTCGTTCGCCTCCTTCAACCTGAAGATCTCACACCCCTCCGAGGCTCCGACGCGCTCGCCAGCTGTTTGCCCCCGCGGTCGAAGTCACCGGCCTCAGACACGCTTGCCTCCTCCTTCGGTTACGGCGAGGGGACCCCATCGCCCGCGATCGAGCCCTAACCTCTCCCTCTCGAGCCCTAGATAACGATCTGTGGATTGTGACACTGTGAGGCTGCGGCGGCTGTCGGCTTGGACACGGAAGAATGGGAATAGCCCACTTATAGTGGGCCCGGTACTTGGGCCAGATGATAAACGGGCTCGTTGCACTACTATTCTAGCCTGGCATTGGACTATTATTAGCCAAAGGCCCAAAGGACCAATTAATGGACAAGGTCACAAGCAAGAACGTCCACGAGTACGGACGGACGAACAAAAGGGAACAATTTAATTTGTctcattattattattattagagCAAGAGTAggctaaaaaattcttcctcaaaacgAGATATTGGGGGCTACGCCAAAAAATTCCTCCCCCCAAAACGTATCAGCCCACAGCAAAATGCTAAAAAGTTAGTCTCCCAATATTTCAAatcaggccacgtcatcgtattgggctcATTTTAGAATTcgttttttttctaaaagaagATCACGCCGCCGGCTTGGAACCCTCCTGTTGCCGCTGTTTATTTCCTCACGCCATCACGAGTGACGCACCATCACGCCGCCAGGCTGTTTATTTCCTCACGCACCATCAAGCCGCCAGAACCCAGGAAGATTGCAGAAGGACCATTATCTCACCATTGGAGAAAACTGGACGAAGTGTTTCTATTGATTCCTCATGCAATGAATGAAGATTGCAGCTAGCATTGTCACGAAGCCTCAGTGCTTACTGCTTAGTAATTAGTACTGCTCTATAACAACTTTCCACACCAAATCATATGGTACTAAAATAACATCCAGCAGGTCAACAAATACTCAGTTTGCAGTCCACGAGTCTAACTTCAGGGGTacagccaaacagcttgcagGCCATGCAGTCAACAAATAAAGGTTAATTAGAAGTTAACCAGATATTAAAAAATTGCCAATAACATGTATTCTGGTTTAGTAACTTGGAAACACACATGATACCACTATTGTCTCACACATAGACCTTCAGCAGTTACAGTGAACTACAAAGATCAACACATTGAACCCCTTCAACAGAAGATATTCCAAAACGAGTAataactgttggaggtatgccctagaggcaatcatagagatgatgatattccatttgtatccatgatttgtatgttgtattcattgaatatccattgaaggctacttgaattgatttgcaattatgtgaattgtatgtgaaactctttacttgtatggttattctaaagttgtccctagtcggagttcatgtgaggacac from Setaria italica strain Yugu1 chromosome II, Setaria_italica_v2.0, whole genome shotgun sequence encodes the following:
- the LOC101785329 gene encoding EG45-like domain containing protein encodes the protein MTMPKAAASAVLAMAVGLAMASLVAGTRGFATFYTPSYTPSACYGYEDQGTMIAAASDAFWNGGEACGHRYVVRCKGATNEGVAHPCTGRSVTVKIVDLCPAGCAGTIDLSQEAFAVIADPNAGKVQIEYRRYVTLLASSLELK